One Corynebacterium appendicis CIP 107643 DNA window includes the following coding sequences:
- a CDS encoding helix-turn-helix domain-containing protein, protein MISLEQWAQIRYLRGQGLSIRKIANEVGCAKKTVERALASDSPPKYPPRRAKTTSFDAFEPQVRALLAETPRLNAKVIGQRVGWTGSESWLRKNIARIRPEYLPADPVDTLTHLPGREIQCDLTFAAGGLPDANGVHRPFPVLVMAASHSRFAAACLLPTRRTDDLIAGMWQLIERDFKAVPDRLVWDREAGIGKARLCEPVAAFAGAIGTKIVQAPPRDPESKGIVERTNGYMKRSFFPGRHFSNPQDVQDQLDE, encoded by the coding sequence GTGATTTCTTTGGAGCAATGGGCACAGATCCGATACCTGCGTGGGCAGGGTTTATCGATACGCAAGATTGCCAACGAGGTTGGCTGCGCGAAGAAGACTGTCGAGCGGGCACTGGCTTCGGATTCGCCTCCGAAATACCCGCCGCGTCGGGCTAAAACCACAAGTTTCGATGCCTTCGAACCACAAGTACGCGCGTTGCTGGCTGAAACTCCACGTCTTAACGCAAAAGTCATCGGACAGCGCGTTGGGTGGACCGGGTCAGAATCGTGGCTGCGCAAAAACATTGCCCGGATCCGACCCGAGTATCTTCCCGCAGACCCCGTGGACACGCTCACCCATCTTCCCGGGCGTGAAATCCAGTGCGACCTGACTTTTGCCGCCGGCGGGCTGCCCGATGCAAACGGTGTGCACCGACCATTCCCGGTGCTGGTGATGGCGGCATCGCATTCCCGATTCGCCGCCGCCTGTCTGCTACCAACCCGTCGCACCGACGACCTGATAGCCGGGATGTGGCAGCTCATCGAGCGCGACTTCAAAGCCGTGCCCGACCGGCTGGTATGGGACCGGGAAGCTGGCATCGGTAAGGCCCGCCTGTGTGAGCCAGTCGCTGCGTTCGCCGGTGCAATCGGCACCAAGATCGTCCAGGCCCCGCCGAGAGATCCGGAATCGAAAGGCATCGTTGAACGCACCAACGGCTATATGAAGCGCTCCTTTTTCCCAGGCCGGCACTTCAGCAACCCGCAGGATGTGCAAGACCAGCTCGATGAATAG
- a CDS encoding Mu transposase domain-containing protein, translated as MANTRTHATLKTRPIDLFRIDQQSMRPLPPYTPTIGIRPAVRLPRNYYITVDTNQYSVDPAFIDRLVTVRTCLEEITVTGPSGEIAACHRRYWGKHHVITDPAHRHAARRMRQLITGPQRHNHTPDNDVEVADLAIYDSIA; from the coding sequence GTGGCCAACACCCGCACCCATGCCACGTTGAAAACCCGCCCGATCGATCTGTTTCGCATCGACCAACAGTCCATGCGTCCACTTCCGCCGTATACCCCAACGATCGGGATCCGTCCTGCGGTACGCCTGCCACGCAACTACTACATCACCGTCGACACCAACCAATACAGCGTCGACCCCGCCTTCATCGACAGGCTTGTGACCGTGCGCACCTGTCTAGAAGAAATCACTGTCACAGGACCATCCGGCGAAATCGCTGCCTGCCACCGGCGTTACTGGGGCAAACACCACGTCATCACCGACCCTGCCCACCGACACGCCGCACGACGCATGCGACAGCTAATCACCGGACCCCAACGACACAACCACACACCAGACAACGACGTAGAGGTAGCCGACTTAGCCATCTACGACTCAATCGCCTAG
- the istB gene encoding IS21-like element helper ATPase IstB, whose product MPHTHAHDTQATIAHLSQTLKAPRINTVYATIAEQARAESYTYEEYLAAVLSVEATARAESGARQRVKRAGFPAVKTIADFDFGAQPGIDRADIARLETGAWVATAENVVLLGPPGTGKTHLATALGITAAQQGYRVLFDTAAGWINTLTEAHNTGRLESVLKRLSGYHLLIIDELGYIPVEADAANLFFQLVSRRYEHGSIIVTSNLAFSQWAQCFGDVTVATAMVDRIVHHAKIFQHRGVSHRIKGRELTTPQTNQAQ is encoded by the coding sequence ATGCCCCACACGCACGCCCACGACACCCAAGCAACGATTGCGCACCTGTCACAGACGCTGAAAGCCCCACGTATCAACACCGTATACGCCACCATTGCTGAACAAGCACGCGCAGAATCGTATACCTACGAGGAATACCTCGCCGCGGTACTTTCAGTAGAAGCCACCGCACGCGCTGAATCCGGAGCGCGCCAACGCGTTAAACGAGCCGGTTTTCCAGCAGTCAAAACCATCGCCGATTTCGACTTCGGCGCCCAACCCGGCATCGACCGCGCCGACATCGCTCGACTAGAAACCGGTGCCTGGGTCGCAACCGCTGAAAACGTCGTCCTTCTAGGCCCACCAGGCACCGGAAAAACACACCTAGCTACAGCCCTAGGCATAACCGCTGCTCAGCAAGGCTACCGAGTACTGTTCGACACCGCCGCAGGGTGGATCAACACACTCACCGAGGCACACAACACCGGACGACTCGAATCCGTACTCAAACGCCTAAGCGGATACCACCTGCTCATCATCGACGAACTCGGATACATCCCCGTTGAGGCAGACGCAGCAAACCTCTTCTTCCAACTCGTCTCACGCCGATACGAACACGGATCCATCATCGTCACATCCAACCTGGCTTTTTCCCAATGGGCCCAATGCTTCGGAGACGTCACCGTCGCAACTGCCATGGTCGACCGCATCGTCCACCACGCAAAAATCTTCCAACACCGAGGAGTAAGCCACCGCATCAAAGGCCGCGAACTCACAACACCACAAACAAATCAGGCACAATAA
- a CDS encoding HNH endonuclease signature motif containing protein — MRFGRTRKGKRTLIATGEERVIADLEHALRKGLDPNRPEGPQMYEAFAELLRGGAGVAESVPRPLIQVPLSEHIRILAGEGDETILGLSDGTTMTGAEYLTHYYSKDLEVALFHPQAGAVNLYHAKRFANAKQRDLARATLTTCPVPDCRHAADNCEVHHITPWARGGPTNMDNLSVLCRYHNRTNDDDPHRNHRGRIHIRNGTPTWVSPRGAPVPNTTHQYGAMHLLFGS; from the coding sequence GTGCGGTTCGGCCGGACGCGGAAAGGCAAGCGGACGTTGATCGCCACCGGTGAAGAACGTGTCATCGCCGACCTGGAACACGCCCTGCGGAAGGGGCTCGACCCCAACCGGCCTGAGGGCCCGCAGATGTATGAGGCGTTCGCGGAGCTCCTGCGGGGCGGTGCCGGGGTTGCGGAGTCTGTGCCGCGCCCGCTGATCCAGGTCCCGCTTTCCGAGCACATCAGGATCCTCGCAGGCGAGGGGGATGAGACGATCCTGGGGTTGTCGGACGGCACCACCATGACCGGTGCGGAGTATCTGACTCACTATTACTCGAAGGATTTGGAGGTGGCGTTGTTCCACCCGCAGGCGGGTGCGGTGAACCTGTACCACGCGAAGCGGTTCGCCAACGCCAAGCAACGTGATCTGGCGCGGGCGACGTTGACGACGTGTCCGGTGCCGGATTGCCGGCACGCGGCGGATAATTGCGAGGTCCACCACATCACACCGTGGGCGCGTGGCGGGCCGACGAACATGGACAACCTGTCGGTGTTGTGCAGGTACCACAACCGCACCAACGACGACGACCCCCACCGCAACCACCGGGGCCGAATACACATCCGCAACGGCACCCCGACATGGGTCTCCCCGCGCGGAGCACCAGTACCGAACACCACACACCAATACGGTGCCATGCACCTGTTGTTCGGAAGCTAG
- a CDS encoding DUF6286 domain-containing protein, whose amino-acid sequence MTKPTPEFTGPRSGAEPKGNPAVRWLTILLGLVLLALSAVIGRDLWYRYQENDPENSWVRPVLDWLGTATVNPVGVTVGIVVALVGLWLIITAFKPRPRRYVRVDSASSIWMRPVDVARKATASARNELGRSNIASRATRKKLTVDVEDDGSADLDHRLTDVLGGEMQRLAQTPQVRVNIHRPSQAKELA is encoded by the coding sequence GTGACTAAACCGACACCCGAATTCACCGGCCCACGCTCCGGCGCCGAGCCCAAAGGCAACCCCGCCGTTCGCTGGCTGACCATTCTCCTCGGACTGGTGCTCCTCGCGCTGTCCGCCGTTATCGGGCGCGACCTGTGGTACCGCTACCAAGAAAACGACCCCGAAAACTCCTGGGTCCGCCCCGTGCTTGACTGGCTGGGCACCGCGACCGTAAATCCGGTCGGCGTCACCGTCGGCATCGTCGTCGCGCTCGTCGGCCTGTGGCTGATCATCACCGCGTTCAAGCCGCGCCCGCGCCGCTACGTCCGCGTCGACTCCGCTTCCTCGATTTGGATGCGCCCCGTCGACGTCGCGCGCAAAGCCACCGCGTCCGCGCGCAACGAACTCGGCCGCTCCAACATCGCCTCCCGCGCGACGCGGAAGAAGCTCACCGTCGACGTTGAAGACGACGGTTCCGCGGATCTCGACCACCGCCTCACCGACGTCCTCGGCGGCGAAATGCAGCGGCTCGCGCAGACCCCGCAGGTCCGCGTGAACATCCACCGCCCGTCCCAAGCGAAGGAGCTGGCATGA
- a CDS encoding Asp23/Gls24 family envelope stress response protein, with protein MDPASYRISEKTVEHIGEVAVLSVPGVRSVDAKLAGLAGRSFPRVNAQIDRPAGSVILDVEIVSSYPAPVGAITDEVRETIGSHVETLTGLTVQKVNIVVVDAESAPLGQRVTRNDLLHHPTGIAPVAIRVQRSKVSSPHVQAPVKLADITVDDSTYTALRHVHTPDPVQIRHVETPPPLRPASVDTPEPLRITHVDTPEPVRPVSPEMPGMAPLKAVGIEKPTRPRHISVPAPAPLKKIEVTRVAPRIPAERPAPRPPRLVEIKRRPQPAPVSLPAQRPLAEITVERGRYVDVVRPMPEPLRAITVPRLDVVSPHLPPQRPLAEITIEPDRADDDALAKPIGGSTQTVRIRPGDNKEVQRP; from the coding sequence ATGGATCCAGCCTCGTACCGCATTAGCGAAAAGACCGTCGAGCACATTGGCGAAGTTGCCGTCCTGTCCGTTCCGGGCGTGCGCTCCGTCGACGCGAAGCTCGCGGGCCTGGCGGGCCGCAGTTTCCCGCGCGTGAACGCGCAGATCGACAGGCCTGCGGGCTCAGTGATTCTCGACGTCGAGATCGTCAGCTCCTACCCCGCTCCCGTCGGCGCGATCACCGACGAGGTGCGCGAGACGATCGGCTCCCACGTGGAGACGTTGACGGGCCTGACGGTGCAGAAAGTCAACATCGTCGTCGTGGACGCCGAGTCCGCGCCGCTGGGCCAGCGCGTCACCCGCAACGACCTGCTCCACCACCCGACGGGCATCGCCCCGGTGGCCATCCGCGTGCAGCGGTCGAAGGTGTCCTCGCCGCACGTCCAGGCGCCGGTAAAGCTCGCCGACATCACCGTCGACGACTCGACATACACCGCCCTGCGCCACGTCCACACTCCGGACCCGGTGCAGATCCGCCACGTGGAGACGCCACCGCCACTGCGTCCCGCGTCCGTCGACACGCCGGAGCCGCTCCGCATCACTCACGTGGATACCCCGGAGCCGGTGCGACCAGTCAGCCCGGAGATGCCGGGTATGGCGCCGCTTAAGGCAGTCGGCATCGAGAAGCCGACGCGCCCGCGCCACATCAGCGTGCCCGCGCCGGCGCCGCTGAAGAAGATCGAGGTCACCCGGGTTGCACCGCGCATCCCCGCGGAGCGCCCCGCGCCGCGACCGCCGCGCCTCGTCGAGATCAAGCGCCGCCCGCAGCCCGCACCGGTGTCCCTGCCGGCGCAGCGGCCACTGGCGGAGATCACGGTGGAAAGGGGGAGATATGTGGACGTCGTCAGGCCAATGCCCGAACCGCTGCGCGCGATCACCGTTCCGCGCCTTGACGTCGTCTCCCCGCACCTGCCTCCGCAGCGCCCGCTCGCTGAAATCACCATCGAGCCCGACCGCGCGGACGACGACGCCCTCGCCAAGCCCATCGGCGGCTCCACCCAGACCGTGCGGATCCGCCCCGGCGACAACAAGGAGGTGCAACGACCGTGA
- a CDS encoding Asp23/Gls24 family envelope stress response protein, which translates to MADNNANNTQNTPATGGTTTPETQAQPRNEVLETEHGTTVIDDNVVGKIAGIAAREVSGVHNLGGGAARMWGAVRESLTSSTNVQQGVNVAVENGHANIAVAVIAEYGVAIHELANAIRENITIAITRMTGLIVDRVDVTVHDVNLPEEATETEQAVQQSNQQALDQ; encoded by the coding sequence ATGGCCGACAACAACGCGAACAACACCCAGAACACCCCGGCGACCGGCGGCACCACCACCCCGGAGACGCAGGCACAGCCGCGCAACGAGGTGCTCGAGACCGAGCACGGCACCACCGTCATCGACGACAACGTCGTGGGCAAGATCGCCGGCATCGCGGCCCGCGAGGTCTCCGGCGTGCACAACCTGGGCGGCGGCGCTGCCCGCATGTGGGGTGCTGTGCGCGAGTCCCTGACGTCGTCCACGAACGTCCAGCAGGGTGTCAACGTCGCGGTCGAGAACGGCCACGCGAACATCGCTGTCGCTGTCATCGCCGAGTACGGCGTCGCTATCCACGAGCTGGCTAATGCAATCCGCGAGAACATCACCATCGCGATCACCCGCATGACCGGCCTGATCGTCGACCGCGTCGATGTCACCGTCCACGACGTCAACCTGCCGGAGGAGGCCACCGAGACCGAGCAGGCCGTCCAGCAGTCCAACCAGCAGGCTCTGGACCAGTAA
- the rpsJ gene encoding 30S ribosomal protein S10, whose product MAGQKIRIRLKAYDHEAIDASAKKIVETVTRTGARVVGPVPLPTEKNVYAVIRSPHKYKDSREHFEMRTHKRLIDILDPTPKTVDALMRIDLPASVDVNIQ is encoded by the coding sequence GTGGCGGGACAGAAGATCCGCATTCGGCTCAAGGCCTACGACCACGAAGCGATCGACGCATCTGCGAAGAAGATCGTTGAGACGGTCACCCGCACGGGTGCCCGCGTCGTCGGACCGGTGCCGTTGCCCACTGAAAAGAACGTGTACGCCGTTATTCGTTCTCCCCACAAGTACAAGGACTCGCGCGAGCACTTCGAGATGCGCACCCACAAGCGCCTCATCGACATCCTCGACCCGACGCCGAAGACGGTCGATGCCCTCATGCGCATCGACCTCCCCGCGAGCGTTGACGTGAACATCCAGTAG
- the rplC gene encoding 50S ribosomal protein L3, with product MTNEIKGILGRKLGMTQIFDEENRVIPVTVVEAGPCVVTQIRTEETDGYSAIQIAYGEIDPRKAKKPQAGHYKKAGQNPRRHVAEIRMDDTSAYELGQEVTVNIFEDEVFVDVAGTTKGKGYAGAMKRHGFAGQGAAHGNQAAHRRVGSIGGCATPGRVFKGTRMAGRMGGNRVTTQNLKIQRIDGDSNLLLIKGAIPGAKGSLVTVKTAVKGGAHA from the coding sequence ATGACTAACGAGATCAAGGGCATTCTGGGCCGCAAGCTCGGTATGACCCAGATCTTCGACGAGGAGAACCGGGTCATCCCGGTGACCGTCGTCGAGGCTGGGCCGTGCGTTGTCACCCAGATCCGCACTGAAGAGACCGATGGCTACTCCGCCATCCAGATCGCCTACGGCGAAATCGACCCCCGTAAGGCAAAGAAGCCTCAGGCAGGCCACTACAAGAAGGCCGGCCAGAACCCGCGCCGCCACGTGGCAGAGATCCGCATGGACGACACCTCTGCTTACGAGCTCGGCCAGGAAGTGACCGTCAACATCTTCGAGGACGAGGTCTTCGTCGACGTTGCCGGCACCACCAAGGGCAAGGGCTACGCAGGCGCCATGAAGCGTCACGGCTTCGCAGGTCAGGGTGCCGCCCACGGTAACCAGGCCGCGCACCGCCGCGTCGGCTCCATTGGTGGCTGCGCCACCCCGGGCCGCGTGTTCAAGGGCACCCGCATGGCTGGCCGCATGGGCGGCAACCGTGTGACCACCCAGAACCTCAAGATTCAAAGGATCGACGGCGACTCTAATCTGCTCCTCATCAAGGGTGCTATCCCGGGTGCCAAGGGCAGCCTCGTCACCGTCAAGACCGCAGTGAAGGGCGGTGCTCACGCATGA